From Phycisphaerae bacterium, the proteins below share one genomic window:
- a CDS encoding TolC family protein → MFRNFRPAMLFFCGLCAAIILGMAGACSPKYYKADADKEVYKIIDKKWQDSFGQKVNYTISDVPPSPNDVQIEKAVPPSGVINLAQAVAMATAHNRDYQKQKEDLYLMALDLTLERHQYAMQWFGTFDPRYTKGHDAASAAGDDNEEKLSYDAETGFNQALADGAIVSASIALDWARFLTGDPRASIGSVMTATVTQPLLRGASRRIAQENLTQAERNVLYQVRYFSRYRQQFVVTIVNDYYRVLQQRDVVTNAENNYKRRVESRQRLEMEADAGRTNRFEVDQAKQSELDAMDRYVRAQQSYQQGLDVFKIELALPTDANVELDQNELKALGEVGVNQPDYTADAAIETALLQRLDLATSMDMIDDALRKVVVTENGLGAELNLVGSMSVGSTPPTDYGRLQFHRGTYGLGLEADLPLDRKAERNAYREALIALEQQQRQYDNDADTVKLDVRNAYRNLEQAAESYRIQKNSLDLAQKRVESTSLLLEAGRLTTRDLLEAQDALLQAQNNLTAALVDHAIAKLSFFRDIGVLQVRPDGMWAQQ, encoded by the coding sequence ATGTTCCGCAATTTTAGGCCGGCGATGCTGTTCTTTTGCGGGCTGTGTGCCGCCATTATTTTAGGTATGGCTGGTGCATGCAGTCCTAAGTACTACAAGGCCGATGCCGATAAAGAAGTATATAAGATTATCGACAAAAAATGGCAGGACAGCTTTGGCCAAAAGGTAAATTATACAATCAGCGACGTACCGCCATCTCCAAATGACGTGCAGATTGAAAAAGCCGTGCCGCCATCGGGCGTAATAAATCTTGCGCAGGCGGTTGCTATGGCTACCGCCCATAATCGTGACTATCAAAAGCAAAAAGAAGACCTTTACCTGATGGCGCTCGATTTAACTCTCGAACGGCATCAGTATGCAATGCAGTGGTTCGGCACTTTTGACCCCAGATACACGAAGGGTCATGATGCCGCCAGCGCTGCGGGGGATGATAACGAGGAAAAGCTGAGCTACGATGCCGAGACGGGTTTTAATCAGGCATTAGCTGATGGAGCGATAGTTAGCGCCAGTATTGCATTGGATTGGGCGCGGTTTCTTACCGGTGACCCGCGGGCTTCAATTGGTTCGGTTATGACCGCTACTGTAACCCAGCCACTGCTGCGTGGTGCCAGCCGAAGAATAGCCCAGGAAAACCTGACTCAGGCTGAACGGAACGTTTTGTATCAGGTACGCTACTTCAGCCGTTATCGCCAGCAGTTTGTGGTTACAATCGTAAATGACTATTATCGTGTTTTGCAGCAAAGAGATGTGGTAACAAACGCCGAAAACAATTACAAAAGGCGTGTTGAATCGAGACAGCGTTTGGAGATGGAGGCCGATGCCGGCCGTACGAACCGCTTTGAAGTTGACCAAGCGAAACAGAGTGAACTGGATGCGATGGATAGATATGTGCGGGCCCAGCAAAGTTACCAACAGGGGCTTGATGTCTTCAAAATAGAGTTGGCTTTGCCGACCGACGCCAACGTGGAACTGGACCAGAATGAGTTAAAGGCATTAGGAGAGGTCGGCGTAAACCAGCCCGATTATACGGCGGACGCGGCAATTGAAACAGCATTGCTTCAGCGCCTGGACTTAGCTACCAGTATGGATATGATTGATGATGCGCTGCGTAAGGTTGTGGTGACAGAGAACGGTCTTGGCGCCGAATTAAACCTGGTCGGCAGTATGAGCGTGGGGTCGACCCCCCCGACCGATTACGGCAGGCTGCAATTCCACCGCGGCACTTACGGATTGGGTCTTGAAGCCGACTTGCCTTTAGACCGGAAAGCAGAACGCAATGCATACCGCGAGGCGCTGATAGCCCTGGAGCAGCAGCAGCGACAATATGATAACGATGCAGATACGGTTAAGCTGGATGTGCGCAATGCATATCGCAACCTCGAGCAGGCTGCGGAAAGCTACCGCATTCAAAAAAACAGCTTGGATTTAGCCCAGAAGCGGGTTGAGAGCACCTCATTGTTACTCGAAGCGGGGAGACTAACTACCCGTGATTTGCTGGAGGCACAGGATGCTTTGCTACAGGCTCAAAACAATCTTACAGCCGCTTTGGTGGACCACGCGATTGCGAAATTAAGCTTTTTCCGGGATATTGGTGTTCTACAGGTCAGGCCTGACGGAATGTGGGCGCAACAATAG
- a CDS encoding transcriptional repressor, with protein sequence MDAFRIRCREAGLKVTPQRVAVYKALIESKEHPSAEVLWRKLRKAFPNISLDTVNRTLLTLAEIGAAFIVEGSGDVKRFDGCLENHQHFKCIKCRKIIDFHHKPFDNITVPKNISEKCTVLRKTVYLEGVCDSCRKRRT encoded by the coding sequence ATGGATGCTTTTCGAATAAGGTGCCGTGAGGCAGGATTGAAGGTAACGCCGCAGCGAGTAGCAGTTTATAAGGCGCTGATTGAGTCAAAAGAGCATCCATCAGCCGAAGTGCTGTGGCGCAAATTGAGGAAGGCTTTTCCTAATATTTCATTAGATACGGTTAACAGGACCCTTTTGACTTTGGCTGAAATTGGTGCGGCCTTTATCGTTGAGGGGTCGGGCGATGTCAAAAGGTTTGATGGTTGTCTCGAAAATCATCAGCACTTCAAATGTATAAAATGCAGAAAAATCATCGATTTTCATCATAAGCCGTTTGATAATATCACTGTACCGAAGAACATCAGTGAAAAATGCACCGTATTGAGAAAAACGGTATATCTCGAAGGTGTTTGCGATTCGTGCAGAAAACGCCGCACGTGA
- a CDS encoding LL-diaminopimelate aminotransferase translates to MAAINENFLKLQAGYLFPEISRRIRTFKANNPDAKIISLGIGDATQPLAPAVVEAMKKAVVDLGTGAAFRGYGPEQGYDFLIDAIIQNDFNSRSIDLDRNEVFVSDGAKCDTSNIQEIFGLNNVIAVTDPVYPVYVDTNVMAGRTGQADKNGQYGKIVYMPCTSGNSFVPDIPEQKVDIIYLCFPNNPTGAVATREILKKWVDFARRSKAVILFDAAYEAFITDPEIPHSIYEVEGAKETAIEFRSFSKTAGFTGVRCAFTVVPKQLKAYTKDGKTVEVNSLWHRRQCTKFNGASYISQAGAAAVYTAEGKKQCREIIDIYMASAAVIRESLTKLGCEAYGGVNAPYIWMKTPDGISSWDFFDRLLQNANVVGTPGAGFGPSGEGYFRLTAFAGPEDVKEAMHRIAHSI, encoded by the coding sequence ATGGCAGCGATTAATGAGAATTTTTTGAAACTGCAGGCGGGCTATTTGTTCCCTGAAATCAGCAGGCGCATTCGCACTTTTAAGGCAAATAATCCTGATGCGAAGATAATCAGTTTGGGCATTGGCGATGCTACACAACCTCTGGCTCCGGCCGTTGTCGAAGCGATGAAAAAGGCCGTTGTCGATTTGGGCACCGGTGCTGCCTTCCGCGGCTACGGCCCGGAACAGGGCTATGATTTTCTAATCGACGCGATAATTCAAAACGATTTTAACTCTCGCAGTATTGATTTAGACCGCAATGAAGTTTTTGTCAGCGACGGCGCAAAATGCGATACGAGCAATATCCAGGAAATATTCGGCCTGAATAATGTCATTGCCGTAACCGACCCCGTATATCCGGTATATGTGGACACTAATGTGATGGCCGGCAGGACCGGCCAGGCCGACAAAAACGGCCAGTATGGCAAAATTGTCTATATGCCCTGCACATCTGGAAATAGTTTCGTCCCGGATATACCGGAGCAGAAAGTAGATATTATTTACCTTTGCTTTCCGAATAATCCTACCGGAGCGGTGGCAACAAGGGAAATTCTGAAAAAGTGGGTCGATTTCGCCCGCAGAAGCAAGGCTGTAATTCTTTTTGACGCTGCTTACGAGGCCTTTATAACCGACCCAGAGATTCCTCATTCAATTTACGAGGTCGAAGGGGCGAAAGAAACGGCGATTGAGTTTCGCAGTTTCTCCAAGACAGCCGGTTTTACCGGCGTCAGATGCGCCTTTACTGTCGTACCGAAGCAACTGAAGGCCTATACAAAGGACGGCAAGACAGTCGAAGTCAATTCATTGTGGCACAGACGGCAGTGCACTAAATTTAACGGCGCCTCATACATATCACAGGCCGGCGCAGCCGCTGTCTATACGGCAGAGGGGAAAAAGCAGTGCCGAGAAATTATTGATATCTATATGGCCAGTGCCGCTGTAATTCGTGAATCACTCACAAAACTCGGCTGCGAGGCTTACGGCGGAGTTAATGCACCGTATATCTGGATGAAGACGCCGGACGGCATAAGCTCATGGGACTTCTTTGACCGCCTACTGCAAAATGCAAACGTCGTCGGCACGCCCGGAGCCGGCTTCGGGCCATCGGGTGAAGGATACTTTCGACTTACGGCCTTTGCCGGGCCGGAGGATGTCAAGGAAGCTATGCATCGCATAGCACATAGCATATAG
- the folK gene encoding 2-amino-4-hydroxy-6-hydroxymethyldihydropteridine diphosphokinase, with protein MTTAYIGLGSNLGDRKNSIHKALKMLAETENVEVTRVSDIIETAPLGGADQPKYLNAVAQIKTALTAEDLHKVLLGIETLLGRSRKEKWSSRTIDLDLLLFGDGIINSPGLIIPHPQMHLRSFVLKGLCQLDADLLHPVLKVPMKELSNRLNNADFVLNPKLPQLVSVAGIIGVGKTTLAKNLSKIFSSKCIFEPYDKNPYLPDVYAGKKELALDCQLFFLTGRAAQLNLHSLKAGEMLFADYVFDKELIYAKHLLNAEQLTLYHTIHKQVISDIVAPVLVIYLADSVEDCLERIHRRNRPYEQKIQPQFLDSLSRGHDELFADWKKCPVIRLSKSEFDYMQDDNVRHLANQIKSYIAV; from the coding sequence ATGACAACAGCATATATTGGACTAGGCAGCAATTTAGGGGATAGAAAAAACTCTATTCATAAGGCCCTTAAAATGCTGGCCGAAACTGAGAATGTCGAAGTTACCCGCGTCAGCGACATAATCGAAACCGCTCCGCTCGGAGGTGCCGACCAGCCGAAATACTTAAACGCAGTGGCCCAGATTAAAACCGCTCTGACCGCGGAAGATTTACACAAAGTACTGCTCGGCATCGAGACCTTACTTGGCAGGAGCAGAAAAGAAAAATGGTCATCAAGGACCATTGATTTAGACCTTCTGCTTTTTGGCGATGGAATAATAAATAGCCCCGGCCTAATTATCCCGCATCCGCAGATGCACTTGCGCTCATTTGTGCTTAAGGGTTTGTGTCAGCTCGATGCCGACTTATTGCATCCTGTTTTAAAAGTGCCGATGAAGGAGCTATCAAATCGGCTCAATAATGCGGATTTTGTGCTTAATCCCAAGCTGCCGCAGCTTGTCAGCGTAGCGGGCATTATCGGCGTTGGGAAAACCACCCTGGCAAAAAATCTATCGAAGATATTTTCCTCTAAATGTATTTTTGAACCTTACGATAAAAATCCTTATCTGCCGGATGTGTATGCCGGCAAAAAAGAACTGGCGCTGGACTGTCAATTATTTTTCCTGACCGGCAGGGCTGCTCAGTTAAATCTCCACAGCTTAAAAGCTGGCGAAATGCTGTTTGCTGATTATGTGTTCGATAAGGAGCTGATTTACGCAAAACACCTGCTAAATGCCGAGCAGCTTACATTGTATCATACGATTCATAAGCAAGTAATCTCTGATATTGTGGCTCCCGTTTTGGTAATATACTTAGCTGATTCTGTGGAAGATTGTCTGGAGCGCATTCACAGACGTAATCGGCCATACGAACAGAAAATCCAGCCACAGTTTCTGGATTCTCTCAGCCGAGGCCACGATGAACTCTTCGCGGACTGGAAAAAGTGTCCGGTTATACGTTTGTCGAAGTCTGAATTCGATTATATGCAGGATGACAATGTCCGGCATCTCGCGAATCAGATAAAGAGTTATATTGCAGTATAA
- the panC gene encoding pantoate--beta-alanine ligase produces the protein MKIAKTINSVRNLVKAARSKGKKIGFVPTMGALHIGHISLIKKAKQQTDFVVVSIFVNPTQFGPSEDFKKYPRPIKSDLAICRKAGVDVVFAPSSREMYQSESLTWVDMEKLAELLCGRFRQGHFRGVATVCTKLFNIVVPDMAFFGQKDAQQAIVIKRMVADLNMPLKIVVCPTVRQADGLAVSSRNQYLTCQQKKDATYIYKALKKSRSLIKAGTTKSKTIVGEMKKVLKQVPSIKIEYVSIVDAQTMQELEKVTGKVLIAAAVKIGKTRLIDNILVDVSGR, from the coding sequence ATGAAAATCGCCAAAACAATAAATTCGGTTAGAAACCTGGTTAAAGCCGCCCGCAGCAAGGGTAAAAAAATCGGCTTTGTGCCTACGATGGGTGCACTGCATATCGGCCATATTTCGCTGATTAAAAAAGCGAAGCAGCAAACCGATTTCGTAGTTGTCAGCATCTTTGTCAATCCCACACAGTTTGGGCCGAGTGAGGATTTCAAGAAGTATCCGAGGCCGATTAAGAGCGATTTGGCTATATGCAGAAAAGCCGGCGTCGATGTGGTTTTTGCGCCGAGTTCCCGGGAAATGTACCAAAGTGAGAGCCTGACGTGGGTGGATATGGAAAAGCTGGCCGAGCTGCTTTGCGGCCGATTCCGACAGGGACATTTTCGCGGCGTTGCCACTGTTTGCACCAAGTTATTTAATATCGTCGTACCGGATATGGCGTTTTTCGGCCAAAAGGACGCCCAGCAGGCAATCGTTATTAAGCGAATGGTTGCTGATTTGAATATGCCTTTGAAAATTGTTGTCTGTCCTACAGTGCGTCAGGCCGACGGACTTGCGGTCAGCAGCAGAAACCAATACTTAACCTGTCAGCAGAAAAAGGATGCAACGTATATTTACAAGGCGTTGAAGAAATCCAGGAGTTTGATTAAAGCTGGTACAACGAAGAGTAAAACAATCGTCGGCGAAATGAAAAAAGTATTGAAGCAGGTGCCGTCAATAAAAATAGAATATGTAAGCATCGTTGACGCACAGACCATGCAGGAGCTGGAGAAAGTTACTGGAAAGGTCTTAATAGCGGCAGCGGTTAAAATCGGCAAAACTCGATTGATAGACAACATTCTGGTGGACGTAAGCGGGCGATAA
- a CDS encoding aspartate 1-decarboxylase, protein MFVKLLKSKLHCATVTETKLRYQGSIAIDAALMKAANILPYEVVQIADLNNGNRLQTYAIPADANSGKVVVLGPAAKLVRAKDTIIVFSFGYYNPAQARKVKPKVVILGKNNKIKNKG, encoded by the coding sequence ATGTTTGTAAAATTATTAAAAAGCAAATTGCATTGTGCAACGGTTACCGAAACCAAATTGCGGTACCAGGGCAGCATCGCTATAGACGCTGCACTGATGAAGGCGGCAAATATTTTACCCTACGAGGTCGTCCAGATAGCCGATTTGAATAACGGTAACCGCCTTCAAACTTATGCTATCCCCGCCGATGCGAACTCGGGTAAAGTGGTAGTCCTAGGGCCGGCTGCAAAACTGGTAAGGGCAAAAGACACTATTATTGTGTTCAGCTTCGGATACTACAACCCTGCGCAGGCCAGAAAAGTTAAACCGAAGGTTGTTATTCTCGGTAAAAATAACAAAATAAAAAACAAGGGTTAG
- a CDS encoding prolipoprotein diacylglyceryl transferase → MHPELFEIPFIHLTVKSYGTMMVIAFLAAVYLIRRLSRSFTPDPQYITNAALYSLIAGVVGARLFYVIHYFDQFQGRLLSVFAIWKGGLELLGGVLSAIAVIGFYCRYHKLPVRRYLDVLAIALMLALVFGRIGCFLNGCCFGKPTNLPWAVRFPYGSYAYNSQISPNPERNRFQPQFKLPEEFLGYYYEDGKKFYGLKPYKDLTAEQKYMVDKGPYRCLPVHPTQLYSSIKGAVLALILYLFWRRNQKAEKSKGRGKLFTKPGCTFGLMFVIYGISRFFMEFLRDDNPFEFDSLTISQNIGIAMIVFGVLLMIVFEKMKPDHLSGAAKQSRD, encoded by the coding sequence ATGCATCCTGAACTTTTTGAGATACCTTTCATACATTTGACCGTAAAAAGTTACGGCACGATGATGGTTATCGCATTTCTTGCAGCGGTTTATCTGATAAGACGTCTTAGCCGCAGTTTCACGCCTGACCCGCAGTACATAACTAATGCGGCTCTTTATTCACTTATCGCAGGAGTAGTAGGCGCACGGCTTTTTTATGTAATTCATTATTTTGACCAGTTTCAGGGACGCCTGCTGTCTGTCTTTGCCATCTGGAAAGGGGGCCTTGAGCTTTTGGGCGGTGTGCTTTCGGCCATTGCTGTTATCGGTTTTTACTGCCGGTATCACAAGCTTCCTGTTAGGCGTTATCTTGATGTACTCGCCATTGCCCTGATGCTGGCGCTTGTGTTCGGCAGAATCGGCTGCTTTCTGAACGGCTGCTGCTTCGGTAAGCCCACGAACCTGCCCTGGGCTGTTCGCTTCCCGTATGGCTCATACGCCTATAACAGCCAGATATCTCCGAACCCGGAAAGGAACCGCTTCCAGCCGCAGTTTAAATTGCCTGAGGAATTTTTAGGCTACTATTACGAAGACGGCAAAAAGTTCTACGGCTTAAAACCTTATAAGGATTTAACAGCGGAACAAAAATATATGGTTGATAAAGGCCCTTATCGCTGTTTGCCTGTTCACCCAACGCAGTTGTACTCATCGATTAAGGGCGCTGTTTTGGCCCTTATACTCTATCTTTTTTGGCGGAGAAACCAGAAGGCCGAGAAATCCAAAGGCCGCGGGAAGCTGTTTACTAAACCCGGCTGCACGTTCGGCCTGATGTTCGTAATCTACGGCATCAGCCGGTTCTTTATGGAATTTCTCCGCGACGACAATCCGTTCGAGTTCGACAGCTTAACAATCTCGCAGAATATCGGTATCGCTATGATAGTATTCGGCGTGCTTTTGATGATAGTATTTGAAAAAATGAAACCCGATCATCTATCGGGCGCAGCGAAGCAATCTCGTGATTAA
- a CDS encoding rhomboid family intramembrane serine protease codes for MGLYDRDYTQANFHSQFNNAPQMRMTFPRLTPAVKWLLIINIAVFLAAIIIKPLGALIYKWFQLDPTSLLRALQVWRLVTYQFLHDPGSISHIVFNMLGLYFLGPTLERHWSSKRFLIFYFGCGIAGGLFYILLVIIGFLPALPMVGASGAILGMLAACAILFPHFVVFIFLFPVPIRVAAIGLTAVYLIAVITRGINAGGDAAHLAGMAAGAIYVFSQSWRTKLKLKFQSSRLQERIAAERNLQAELDRILQKVHDFGIHSLTQKEKKILEQATEAEQKRSKL; via the coding sequence ATGGGTCTTTACGACAGAGATTACACTCAGGCGAATTTTCATTCGCAATTCAACAACGCTCCGCAGATGCGGATGACCTTTCCCCGGCTTACACCTGCGGTCAAATGGCTATTGATTATTAATATAGCCGTATTTCTCGCAGCGATAATTATAAAACCACTAGGTGCTCTTATTTATAAATGGTTTCAGCTCGACCCAACTTCATTGCTTCGGGCTTTGCAGGTCTGGCGATTGGTGACTTATCAATTTCTCCATGACCCAGGCAGTATTTCTCATATAGTGTTTAATATGCTTGGCTTATACTTCCTGGGGCCAACGCTTGAGCGCCACTGGTCGAGTAAAAGATTTTTGATATTCTACTTTGGTTGCGGGATAGCAGGGGGGCTGTTCTATATTTTGCTGGTTATCATTGGTTTCCTGCCTGCGCTGCCTATGGTAGGAGCGTCGGGAGCAATACTCGGAATGTTGGCTGCCTGCGCAATCCTTTTTCCGCACTTTGTTGTCTTTATTTTCCTTTTCCCTGTGCCGATAAGAGTAGCGGCGATTGGTTTGACAGCCGTTTACCTTATTGCTGTAATAACAAGGGGTATAAACGCCGGCGGCGATGCAGCCCATCTGGCGGGTATGGCGGCAGGTGCAATTTACGTATTCTCGCAGTCTTGGCGAACTAAACTCAAGTTAAAATTCCAATCCAGCCGCCTGCAGGAGAGAATAGCCGCGGAACGCAATCTGCAGGCCGAACTCGACCGCATTCTGCAAAAGGTTCACGACTTCGGCATCCATAGCCTGACGCAGAAAGAGAAAAAGATACTCGAACAAGCAACCGAAGCTGAGCAGAAGCGAAGCAAATTATAA
- a CDS encoding RNA polymerase sigma factor: MAKNNDLARIIDGCKSGDSESFSEIVDIYAGRAYGYFYRLTGNREISNDLLSELFVKLVEKIRSFKGGSFESWLFKTASNLFYDYLRDKQRQKKLFDAQKRHFEPEEITYAKQSRDEKIDELQIQLGRLDTDTRELIMLRFYSQASFKEIAAMRSEPIGTTLSKLHRGLKKLRELMEQK, from the coding sequence ATGGCCAAAAACAACGATTTAGCCCGGATAATAGACGGCTGTAAGTCCGGCGACTCTGAGAGTTTTTCAGAGATAGTGGATATTTACGCCGGCCGGGCATACGGCTACTTTTACCGACTAACAGGCAACAGGGAAATAAGCAACGATTTGCTTAGCGAGCTATTTGTCAAACTGGTGGAGAAAATCCGGTCTTTTAAGGGAGGTTCTTTTGAAAGTTGGCTGTTCAAAACAGCATCTAATCTCTTCTACGATTATTTAAGGGACAAGCAGCGGCAGAAAAAATTATTCGACGCCCAGAAAAGGCATTTCGAGCCGGAAGAAATAACTTATGCAAAACAGTCCCGCGACGAGAAAATCGATGAATTACAGATACAGCTCGGCAGACTGGATACAGATACGAGAGAATTGATTATGCTGCGTTTTTATTCCCAGGCCAGTTTCAAGGAAATAGCAGCGATGCGGTCTGAACCGATAGGAACCACATTATCAAAACTGCACCGTGGGCTGAAGAAACTGCGGGAGTTGATGGAGCAGAAATGA
- a CDS encoding ASKHA domain-containing protein, which yields MKHFNITFKPDGRQISIHAGATLLEAAGQAGVILNTVCGGKGICKKCLVNLDPDGRGVLACQHHIDSDLTVTIPPSSRFFEHKILTQGLAPQPEIQPDIYKKYLKLTPAGEIFGVAVDIGTTTVVSKLVDMTNGKTPATQADLNPQTRFGDDVISRINYAQTDTELEELHKTIIGCINELTAKLCRQTSIDTKQIYEMCIVGNTTMNHIFLKLPVVQLGQAPYKAFSLDAKDLSPEKIALQMNPAGNIHTVENIAGFVGSDTVAVALAADINSADEMTLAVDIGTNGEIVLGDKDKLYAASCAAGPAFEGARIRCGSRAMEGAIQAVVINEADIDLDVIGNCPPRSICGSGLIDAVAVLLDLGVINTTGRFANPANLPSAIASRICVEQDQPAFRLADKVILTQKDIREVQLAKAAIRAGIKLLQKKIGIEDDDIKQVLLAGAFGNYIRRESALRIGLLPNLPLERIHFIGNAAASGAEMILLSQDCRTQAKKLARKIEYVEIAHQPDFQDVFVDSMTF from the coding sequence ATGAAACACTTTAATATAACCTTCAAACCTGATGGCAGACAGATTTCTATTCACGCGGGTGCAACGCTTCTCGAAGCCGCAGGCCAGGCCGGGGTAATCTTAAATACCGTTTGCGGCGGAAAGGGTATCTGTAAAAAGTGTCTGGTGAACCTTGACCCGGATGGCAGGGGAGTTCTTGCGTGTCAGCATCACATCGATAGCGACCTTACGGTAACAATTCCTCCTTCCTCCCGCTTTTTTGAGCATAAAATTTTAACGCAAGGCCTTGCTCCTCAACCCGAAATTCAGCCCGACATATATAAAAAATATCTAAAATTAACTCCAGCCGGTGAAATTTTCGGCGTCGCGGTCGATATCGGCACAACTACCGTCGTCTCAAAATTAGTCGATATGACAAATGGGAAAACTCCGGCAACCCAGGCCGACCTGAATCCGCAGACACGTTTCGGTGATGATGTTATCAGCAGAATTAATTACGCTCAAACCGACACAGAGTTAGAGGAACTGCACAAAACAATAATCGGCTGTATAAATGAATTGACCGCAAAGCTTTGCAGGCAGACATCCATAGACACAAAGCAGATATACGAAATGTGCATTGTCGGCAACACGACGATGAATCACATTTTTCTTAAATTACCTGTGGTCCAGCTTGGCCAGGCGCCGTATAAGGCCTTTTCCCTCGATGCAAAAGACCTCTCCCCTGAAAAGATTGCCCTGCAAATGAATCCTGCTGGTAATATCCACACAGTTGAGAATATAGCCGGCTTCGTCGGCTCGGATACCGTTGCAGTTGCGCTTGCGGCGGACATAAACTCGGCTGATGAAATGACGTTGGCAGTTGACATCGGCACAAACGGCGAAATTGTGCTCGGCGACAAAGATAAACTCTACGCCGCAAGTTGTGCTGCCGGCCCTGCCTTTGAGGGCGCTCGCATAAGATGCGGCAGCAGGGCGATGGAGGGGGCGATACAAGCGGTGGTCATAAACGAGGCTGATATAGACCTGGATGTAATAGGAAATTGCCCGCCTCGCTCTATATGCGGCAGCGGTCTTATAGATGCCGTCGCAGTATTGCTGGATTTGGGCGTTATTAATACAACCGGCCGTTTTGCTAACCCCGCTAATCTTCCGTCGGCTATCGCCTCTCGGATATGTGTTGAGCAAGACCAGCCAGCTTTTCGCCTTGCTGACAAAGTAATTCTTACTCAAAAGGACATTCGTGAAGTCCAGCTCGCGAAAGCCGCCATCCGGGCAGGTATAAAACTCCTGCAGAAGAAAATTGGCATTGAAGATGACGATATAAAGCAGGTCCTTTTGGCAGGGGCGTTCGGTAATTACATCAGGCGGGAAAGCGCACTGCGAATAGGCCTGCTGCCCAATCTGCCGCTCGAGCGAATTCATTTCATCGGCAACGCCGCCGCCTCCGGCGCTGAGATGATTTTGCTTAGTCAAGATTGCCGAACGCAGGCAAAAAAATTAGCCCGTAAAATTGAGTATGTCGAAATCGCCCACCAGCCGGACTTCCAGGATGTTTTTGTTGATTCGATGACGTTTTGA